AAATAGCAAAGGATGTAGAATTACTTATAAACTTGATAAATCAGAAAATATGTAcgcatatacataaatatgtatacataaaattttaacaatttatcttcacaatgtgttaaaaatattgctttatcAAAATCACCCTATACgtctatattttaacaatgtttCTGAAACATTGTATTGCAACACGTAAGATTATGcaatattgttacaatatgGTTGTAAAGTCTTGTACCGTATGAGTACCGACAAACGCGATTGCGCGGAATTACGGAACCACGCTGTCTCAAATATTAAAGTGGGACATATGTCcagaataaattgaaattaatcgGTCCGtcgtatttttcatttttttttttatttacagagCCGCGAGTAAACTGTCTCTGACGCGGACATTTGCATTATGCGATTGCAAAATCTGCTTTGCATTAATGTGTCACAAAAATGCGAGATGTACAAAAGGGATTGTTATTTCACCCAAAATAATATCAGAAAGATTCCTGCGTAAGTTAAGATTAATAACGATCGAAGTGAAACTAACGTTACGTTTCGTGTACGCGATATGGTTGCTCGTCGCGACATAGAGCTGAGCTTTCTCTGCGATCATTGAAGCATGTCGTACGGGTAACACGTTCTGACAGTGACAAAAGTGCAGCCAGAAATTCGACGAATGACCCGCAAACTTTTCAGTCTGAGGCGCTCGAGAGCGTCTCGAGAAACTTCGACGTGCTTTTCACCGAGATATCCAGTTACAAGCGATAATGCACCCTCGATATGTATTCCTGACACGTATGATGGCGGTAGAATAGTGCAAATACGAGTGGTGCATTGAATATTCCGTGCGCGAATATCTCGACGCAATAATTAATGGAGAGCAATTTCTACTTTCTTGTTTGCGCCAAAGTTCTGATGTGACGAAATAATATACGATACGCTAAAAGATATGTAATCAAtccaaataaaacatattcaGATTGTTGATATATCGAATTTATAACACCCAATTATCATCAAGTTTCGATGATAATTGATGCACTGACATCAGATCTTTGAAGATTATCCAATGTCGCCATTAAATCATTCTATGattaatgtacaaataattaatattttaagttcccaaattatatttttcttataatttaatgttaacaaaaagaatttcattgtgcgtttgtttatttttcgtaCAGAAAATTACTCTTcctatagaaagaaaaaataatttttcctttctttttcaatacaaaaatacaatacaaaatatagaagaaatgagaaatttttttatcgaaaaagTGATTTATGTAAATggtttttcgtaattttcaaaactaaTCTCGAGTTATTGTTTGTTACATTCAAAAATTACGAGATAATCAAAGCTTGGAATTATATTCTAGAACATTTCCAAGTATTGCCACGAAAGAACCAAAGCCTATTGAAAGGACGCCATCAGTCGCCATCTTACTCAACAAAGTCGATACTAGTTCTCATAGATTTTTCTCCTCGGAGCCCTTTGATGACGATGTGTATCCGATTTCACCAGAAGATACCCTCCTTTCTTTATACTCTTTGATACACAGTGATCAAAATTGACAAGGCTGATCGGAGAGCCGGTCATCAAAATTCTTCATCAGAAAAGTATACGCTCTACGACATGCTTATCCAGTTACAGTGTTTGCAATTCTgtcgatattttataattaaacggCGTCTCTGTTCACGTTGCGCGAATAATATAACGTTGGATTTTAGTCGTCGACCGGTGGAACGTCGTAAAAGTTTCCTATAATTTGTTGGCCGGTTTTAATAGACGCTTCTATCACTTCTTCGGGTGCTTTTACGCTTCTTCCATTTTTACTGCACACTCTgtcacatttattatttatatgttcattatctacttaatttattatctactTCATTCAGTTCAAACGGATCGTACACTTTAAGAAAgttatagataaatttataatttatgacgATCCTCATAATTGTAAGGCACATAATGAATGTTGATAGTatcctcaaaaaaaaaaaagtttaaatattcttgATACTTTCCTTTCATACATATTTCACTCGCAAAGAATTTttgatgattaaaaaaattattattaatcttctacctgaacgttttattttatttctaaaatatttaccattttgagtattaatattacattttataatattttaagactcCTTGTTTCTTAGCCCGAGAACTCCGTGTCGACAATGACGACACAATCATAAATGGCAAGAATAAGAGCTATCACCTGCGAAACGTGACGTGCTGACAATCCAGTTTATTCTTGCATTTTGTTATTCGTTTTGTGCTATTGCTGTAACGTATGACGTATTTGCAAGACTCCTAAAATTACCCGAAAACTAAGATTAgtaaataaaacatgaaaaattcattttccgcTCCTTTTGACAGCTGTCCAACTGCGTATTTCGTCATATAACTAGGCTTCGTACGAAACGATTGTATATTAACtgtcaaagaaaaatatagcttttggttcgtatattaaaaatgtactaaaGCAATCTGAAACCTGAAGTGTTATTTCAtcgaaatatctttttatttagaaatggCACGCAAGAATTCTCAGCATATTTCTCGTCTCTGACGTCACGAATTAAATATGGCTGCGGAGAGTATTCAGGAGTCTtaaatcgaataaaaatttattccatCAATTTTGCATTATCTGTTCGCTATCtatattttgtattgcatTAAATGTAAAGACGAAATTTActgttattacttattttactcattattaattaaaataattttgtttataacaaaatttatgtccCAAAGATGAGACGTTTGTAATAAGtcaattagaaatataaaaattaattttatatttttcgataaaataattacaaaaagagagagaattattttcaaacgCAATATTCACTTGCACGCGTAATCGATCACGCAACTTATCCAGTCAACGATTGTTCTCATTCGTTAACGTATTATGTCAGCGTGTTCTCGACACCCCGGCCCGGAGACGCGAAAAGTTTCAATAGAGAGTATGTGTTTCATGTTGATGGCGCGAGACGTGAGGTAAATGATGTGTGGCGGGCAATGGCGTCCGACAATGTCAAGCATCGATTGTTTCCGAACAGTTCGCGCGATATTTGTCGCTTATTGGAAGCGCATTACAGAGACGTTGATATTTTGGAGGACTATTCATCCAGACGCCCATTAACAGCGATTATTCCGGAAGATTATTTCGCGTTATTTCCGTCGACGTGTGACAACCGATATTCgatagaaagattttttttttcagaagaGAAAAATCTCGTTAGATGAAGTCCACGGAAAACATGTTCTTCTGTCGGATATCGGAATGTCAAATATCCGCCAATATGAATTCTCCATTACATCTAACGACGAGAAACATTCGTCGCGTTCGTTCGATCTCTCTACTTCtcatcgagagagagagaaagtatcgctcgtatattttgttttataaaaaaggaaaattaccATTCGTATATTTGTAACGTAAATTACGAGGTTTGAATAAGAAATGAATTATTGGCGCTGTCAAGTTGTTGGAAATTTTCAGAATACCCCGAGTGCGCGATATTTCACTCGCACTGCACAGCTGTCATTAATGCGCCGTCGAGACCCTAGGACACCGAGTGACCCAAATCCACTGGAAATTTTGCGATCGGGTGTCATTGGCATTCCATCGCCGCCGGCGACACAATTATCCCTTACAAAATACGATCCGCGCTGAAAACCCCAATTCGATCGCGGGACTTCCCGTGGGGCATTCAAACGGCGCGTTCGTTTCCCAAACGACTTTTACGGCTACGTCGTCAAAGCGTTAACCGCATTGCTCCCAGCGTGCCGCGAAATAATAAACggatgtacatttatatttttaacgctTACGTATTTGAAAACAAACGAGCGGAACAATAGCCGCCACGCTTCGTTTCTCGGCCCTGAAAATCCCGCTTTCTATTTCGACGAGGACGACTTTCGCGGACCCTCTGCTTTTAAAAATCACGAGATTTCGTTTACAGTAGTAAAAGGAAGGGGGAAGAGGGATTAGTTTGACAGGAACACGTGCccagtatttaaaaaaccgaCATAAATCCCCGTTTCATCTACACGGCTCCTTCTTATTCGATATGTCACGTCGATTAATCATCACGACAGACGAACAATGATTGCCTTCGTAAATTATTCTTCGATTTGCGCTTCGATAGAATATTCATAAGACATTCTGACGTTCGTTccgaaaagtttttaataaaatcgcaTAATGTGCGATCGTCGCCTCACcgtcgcgattttccaaacaGTTCACGTCCTCTTTCTCCTACAGCCCCGTATTTACGTTCTGCAATTAGTGCTAAATAACCATCTGCTTGAGAGAAACGACTCACGTTAGGaggaaaagattttaattacaatatctctctctctctctctttttaatgttatctCACAATTAGCAATGATAGCTCAAATTCTCTTTTAGTACGTTGAAATTGCTAGACGTTTTTTGAACGCAAGGAAAATCGAGCGTGACTCATGTGATTCAAGTGGCACTCTTCTCGCAATTTTTCCGGTAAAAAGAAGAACGAGAAAAGAATACGAGCGGGAGAATATCGTGCAATCTATAAACGCCGAAACGTATTCTAGCAAGACTGAGATGTAAACACACGGCGTTACTGTAATGGAACGAAAAAACAAGAGTGAAAATGCACCGAGCGGAAGACGAACGCCAACTCCATAGATGTACATACATGAGAGATTgccaagagaaaaaaagagagagagagaaagagagaaaaagaaagagagaaagagaaagtaggaagaagagagaagggGGTCGGTTGATAGGTATTCCTGGACAGAGATGAAAGTACCAAGGGGTGGATGAAGCCAGCTGAGAAGGAAACTAGGACGAGAGGTGTTGGCCCAGGATGGGAATGCGTTGGTACTAGCTCGGGCCACTGACACGCCGTCCAGTCCTGCGCAGGAGAAGGGAAAGGGGCAgggcgggggaggggagggagagagaaagaagggggCGTGGGAGGATGATGGAGGGTGGAAACGCGTGGATTCTCACATCCCTCCGTCGCGCCGAACGATGCAACCTACTTTGTCGCCTGTTTCATTTGTGCGATAAAACGTCACCCCATCCGTCCATCTTATCTGCCGAGCGGTGATTTCTGTCCAGATGGAATTTTTCATCAGAGTTTTACACTCGGCCGTTTGGTCGGACGCGCGAGTTACATTTCGCATTTCCGATTAAAACTTGGCTCACCTCACGGAGCTCACGAATATCAAGCTGAACTCTTTTATGATTAAACGGAATTGATCATGCATAATGAATTACGCTTAATGAGCGAGTTCCTTCAATCTCcgttgcaataaaattttcgtttcaGATTTTCTCAATCCCTGGTTAAAGTCGAGGCTTTTAAGCCCTCGTGATTTTTCGTTCGAGCGCAATGGTCTCCGCGTTTTCTTCGCAATTGCACGCTAAAGATCGTAAGTCCGAGGGAAGCGAGAGGAGAAGATTATTTCGAATATCTGCCGAGCGCGCCTCGACAAATCCCAGTAGCGCGACTGCTGACATGTCCGACCGCAAGCAGGCCTGTTCCACTTACGAATACATATCGGAAAACTGGCTGCTCTATTGTTCCCGGACTTTGTCAAGGGCCGCAAGGATCCGGTGACACAATTTGAATGTCGGCGTAGAAGGGCTGGCCTTAGGTGCGACTTACTCCACTTGCACAGaaacccgcgcgcgcgcgagagaaagagagagaggaagaaagagagagagagagagagagaatgaatgAGAGACAATCGAGAGGTGATCTCTCCGGCTCGGTCTTTATTATCTTATCGATTTATCTAGCAGTTCTGCTCTCAACACGACGACGAAGACCGACACTTTAATCTTCCATGTGTTTATCCTGATTTACTTGCGAGATTCGGAATCTCGTTATCCGCCATCCATCACGCTCAATAATGAAATTCAGTTAATTAATGAACGGCAACTTCAGTCTCGATCCAGATTAAAGTGCTAACGTGCGCACGTGACAAAATCTCTATCGATACAGCAATATTTTAATGGTAATTTAGAGAGAGTTGTCcgatcttatattttatttgaagcgCGAAGacgataaatattactttcgCGATGCCGTCGCGAATCGAAATGACAATATCGAGCGGGCACAACCTGCCAGAATCATCGTTCAGGGCTCCTCGTCCTCGATTCCCACGCCGACCTCTCCTTTCCGGAAGGAGCTTAAGGGCGGGGTTAGCTGTTCGCGTCTGTAAAGTCGGCCGCAAATGCACCAAGTCGAGTGGCGGCGGTACGTCGACCGCCAATATCCGCAAACTCGGTCAGTAGGTCAACGACAGATGCATCCGGTGCAGTTGCGTGATCTCGCGGGTATAGAGTAACGTTCTCGTTCCCGAGCCATCTATTTCGAAGCGAAAAATTCGAAATTGCTATCGATTATCTAAAGAGGGGAACGAGTTTCTATATTCTTGCACGTTGCGCCCCCCCATCTTGTCATCTCATCCCCTATCAATCCCCAGCTTTCTTTTCGTTCTTTTGCTCTTGCACTTGTCTCTAATCCCCGTTTCAATTattacgaaatttttttttgccgtTTGATACAGCTCTCAATTCTTCCCGTCATTTCTTTAACTCAAATTCTTAGGTATTAAACATTCGGAATTGCGTTCTGCGCAgctattattttcaaagttgaTTCAGGATGTAGGATATCGAATAATTTCATCCGCCGTAAGAATCCTCGGAAATACCCATTACTTGCGAAACGGCTTCTCAATGAAAAACCCATCTCGCGATTGACTCTCGAAttgaaagcaaaaaaaaaacccacGATCTTCCGTCCTTTCCGTAGGCCACGAGAACGAAGAAATTCGTCAAGCTGGCGCCGTTCAAGCTCCGTTTCTCGAAGATGCTGAAGTCGCGCAGCTCCGGCGATAGTCGCAGCGACAGCGTGGAATCCGAGGAACAGCAATCGAAGCAAATTAATCAATCGTTGCCGTCGGGCACAGACGAGTTTGCGGATGCACCCGAGGCGGAAACGGACAAAAATTGTTTGTCGGTTAGAAACGAGCAGCCGATCCCCAGCTCGCCCCCGCCCTCGTACGAGCACGTTCTCGAAGAGGTGAGTGAGAGTGCGCCGCACCTTCAATCCGGGATTTAATTGATATCGCGTGGGATCGGATATTGTGTCGCCGACACGATCAAAATAAAACGCGCGCCCGACATTTTCGACCGAAAACCACGTTTGCGCGACCCACGTTCGATTCCAAGGATTACGCGTAGGAATACGCGGTTAATTAATCCTACGCAAAAACGGAGGGGGGAAGGGAGGGGACCCGCGGAATACGAAGTGCATGGCCCGAAGTGCCCCCGAGGTCGATCGTACCCACGAAATGGCTCGCCGATGGAAAATGCGAGACGCGAGATTAACGGTCGGATGTATGTACATTGGACGTAGATGTACACCGCGTGTACAGCGTAGTCGCCTGTGATCCGTCGTGCGACAGTTCGCGCCACGTTGTCGCACACGTCGCAACGGAACAAACAAGTCGCGTCACACTACAGACTGGCTGTTGCCAGTAGCGATTACTAGCCACGGGCTTGCACTCTCATCAAAGCGTTCCGTGTGCATTCCACGTctcctctaataatttttaattaacgaatAAGATAGGGCATTTATTTCCTTTCGGCTTTCTACTGAAAAAAGGcttacattattaatacaaatcaCTGCAAGTCTTAGGGATTTtctagcaatttttatatttggcaTCCAAATTGAACGACCAAATTTTGGAATCTTGGACACAAGGCTTTATTACTCTCGTTACCTTCATTTGTGCATCCCCATCtgtactattttaaaattaactctgccatattgaatccgccatggtagatgtaaaattttgaaatttcgaaaccagaattgtaaaaaacggttcaaagaattataaaaaatgtaattttaatgaaaaaattttggaatCTCGGTCATCCGAAAAGTTTGccattctctttctttattccgttgatttttcagtttttttcttaatcacgaaaattttgcaatttagaCACGAATGGAATCGTCAGCCAATGCGCTACGAGAGGCGAGGGAGGAGGAGCAGGTTTCCAGTACAGAAAAGAGCACAGAGAACACCGAAGACGGGGGTGACGACGACGGGGGTGGCGGTCCCGGGGGTGGAAACAGGAAAAAGACCAAAGAACCGAAAATACATCATAAATCGAGCAAAGAGTTCTACAAGGCAATGGCGAAGCAGTGGGGCATAACTTGCAAAATGAGCGATCATTGCAGATGTTTGGATTGCCAGGTAATACGTTTGTAAGGACACACACGTTGCTCCGCTGTGATTCGATATACATATTTCCGAATAGATTCATCGAAGTCTCGAAAATTCGAAATGTTCCGATGATAAAATGTACAAACgtcgaaaataaatttctttttgttttaaaacttGGAAACTGACATTAAAAGAgtgagaaaaattgaaataagagCTTCATTTTGACGACTCGGCTCGCTCAGTTTCAGTATTCGCGAATTCGTGAATCGTCATCACGCCGCAAAACACCACGTTCTCTCTGTCGCAGAGCCACTACTTCGACTGCGACTACGAGAAGGACGATAAGACGAAGGGTGACGGCGGCCTCAGCGCCGGCACGCCGATGTTCATCTCCGAGGTGATGCACGGCAC
This portion of the Monomorium pharaonis isolate MP-MQ-018 unplaced genomic scaffold, ASM1337386v2 scaffold_576, whole genome shotgun sequence genome encodes:
- the LOC105840058 gene encoding uncharacterized protein LOC105840058 isoform X1; translated protein: MGGGEASEGQGVKKREQYFEPGRLGALHPAQHGCRGLILRASHHASERSCHICCQGNPAIRVSGKNHATRTKKFVKLAPFKLRFSKMLKSRSSGDSRSDSVESEEQQSKQINQSLPSGTDEFADAPEAETDKNCLSVRNEQPIPSSPPPSYEHVLEETRMESSANALREAREEEQVSSTEKSTENTEDGGDDDGGGGPGGGNRKKTKEPKIHHKSSKEFYKAMAKQWGITCKMSDHCRCLDCQSHYFDCDYEKDDKTKGDGGLSAGTPMFISEVMHGTACALL
- the LOC105840058 gene encoding uncharacterized protein LOC105840058 isoform X2, whose amino-acid sequence is MLKSRSSGDSRSDSVESEEQQSKQINQSLPSGTDEFADAPEAETDKNCLSVRNEQPIPSSPPPSYEHVLEETRMESSANALREAREEEQVSSTEKSTENTEDGGDDDGGGGPGGGNRKKTKEPKIHHKSSKEFYKAMAKQWGITCKMSDHCRCLDCQSHYFDCDYEKDDKTKGDGGLSAGTPMFISEVMHGTACALL